A single window of Sulfurimonas crateris DNA harbors:
- the fliN gene encoding flagellar motor switch protein FliN, giving the protein MNKRRRTYGAKEFTFNPETELSWMDYSGLLDMEVEFVSELGETELSIGDILKLTKGSIIDLKKPAGESVESYVNGRILGKGEVMVYEKNLAIRINEILDSSAVLYHLAKERL; this is encoded by the coding sequence TTGAATAAAAGAAGACGCACCTATGGAGCTAAAGAGTTTACGTTCAATCCTGAGACAGAACTCTCATGGATGGACTACTCCGGTCTACTTGACATGGAAGTTGAGTTCGTATCTGAGCTCGGAGAAACAGAACTCTCGATAGGCGATATTTTAAAACTTACAAAAGGCTCTATAATAGACCTTAAAAAACCTGCAGGCGAGAGTGTTGAGTCCTATGTAAATGGACGTATTTTAGGAAAAGGCGAGGTTATGGTCTATGAGAAGAACCTTGCTATCCGTATAAATGAGATACTTGACTCAAGCGCAGTCTTATACCATCTTGCCAAAGAGAGACTATGA
- a CDS encoding chemotaxis protein CheX, producing the protein MLNTIIEASKNFCIHHIRLPYEMHDNVTKTRTVIAYIDIESIDGNKHRVYIGATPSFAQRISTLLLEEDESDEDTLIDMTLETANLIIGSAKVLASQNESKSYNMSTPHFEKIDIFDFNYDNAKVLKVEDDEMIIAIKEL; encoded by the coding sequence ATGTTAAACACAATTATAGAAGCTTCAAAAAATTTCTGTATCCATCATATAAGGCTGCCTTATGAGATGCATGATAATGTGACTAAAACGAGAACGGTTATTGCTTATATAGACATAGAGAGTATAGACGGCAACAAACATAGAGTTTATATCGGTGCAACACCCAGTTTTGCGCAGAGAATATCTACACTTCTTTTAGAAGAGGATGAGAGCGATGAGGATACTTTGATAGACATGACCCTTGAGACCGCGAACCTGATTATCGGAAGTGCAAAGGTTCTCGCAAGCCAAAATGAGTCGAAGTCGTACAATATGTCAACTCCGCATTTTGAGAAGATCGATATCTTTGACTTTAACTACGACAATGCAAAAGTCTTAAAAGTAGAAGATGATGAGATGATTATCGCTATTAAGGAACTATAG
- a CDS encoding sulfite exporter TauE/SafE family protein, with amino-acid sequence MIELIFLGIGVGLLSGFFGIGGGTILVPLLLLLGYSIKEAIGISVVQMLFSSLYGSYLNNKKGTLDVPMVFTIGIGGFVGALFSGFLTSLFSDLALELIFLAFALFALSRLFFKTSASVVQKELSKTLLFTIGVFVGLISMLIGVGGSIIIVPILVSFLHVDIKKAISAGLFFVVFSSVSGVISHTLSRDIDFFSGIVIGVASLIGVYVGIFLKDKVDSVLQKKLLAWFYLLIVIYLIQRILF; translated from the coding sequence ATGATTGAGTTGATTTTTTTAGGTATAGGTGTCGGGCTGCTCTCTGGGTTTTTCGGCATCGGCGGCGGAACCATACTTGTCCCTCTGCTTCTGCTTCTGGGTTATAGTATAAAAGAGGCTATCGGTATATCTGTTGTACAGATGCTCTTTAGCTCACTGTATGGAAGTTACCTTAACAATAAAAAAGGAACGCTCGACGTTCCTATGGTATTTACGATAGGAATCGGCGGTTTTGTCGGAGCGCTCTTTAGTGGATTTTTAACCTCGTTATTTAGTGACTTGGCGTTAGAGTTGATATTTTTAGCGTTTGCACTCTTTGCTCTAAGCAGACTCTTTTTTAAAACAAGCGCAAGTGTCGTTCAAAAAGAGTTAAGTAAAACACTGCTCTTTACGATCGGTGTTTTTGTCGGTCTTATCAGTATGCTCATAGGCGTTGGAGGAAGCATTATCATAGTGCCGATACTGGTTAGTTTTTTACATGTGGATATCAAAAAAGCGATATCTGCAGGGCTATTTTTTGTGGTTTTTTCATCGGTGTCGGGGGTTATATCTCATACTTTAAGCAGAGATATAGACTTCTTTAGCGGAATAGTTATTGGAGTTGCATCTCTCATCGGTGTCTACGTCGGTATCTTTCTTAAAGACAAAGTAGATTCGGTTTTGCAGAAGAAACTATTAGCGTGGTTT